The following proteins come from a genomic window of Meles meles chromosome 1, mMelMel3.1 paternal haplotype, whole genome shotgun sequence:
- the MTERF3 gene encoding transcription termination factor 3, mitochondrial isoform X1, with amino-acid sequence MALSAQQIPRWFNSVKLSSFITATQLRKHLLRPGKTLLHDFSAQPQMSSDNYFLQWGFKTYRTSSLWNSSQSTNSSRQEIGSAQGTLLPSMNEQTQKTEKIPSFDSELSLEALDDLPPVSPLQPVSEEEAVQIIADPALPPDTYTLRDYVDHSETLQKLVLLGVDLSKIEKHPDAANLLLRLDFEKDIKQILMFLKDLGIEDNQLGRYLTKNYAIFSEDLENLKTRVAYLQSKNFSKAHIAQMVRNAPFLLSFSVERLDNRLGFFQKELELSVKKTRDLVVRLPRLLTGSLEPVKENMKVYHLELGFKRNEIQHMITKVPKMLTANKRKLTETFDYVHNVMSIPHHLIVRFPQVFNTRLFKVKERHLFLTYLGRAQYDPVKPNYISLDKLVSVPDEIFCEEIAKASVQDFEKFLKTL; translated from the exons ATGGCTTTGTCAGCCCAACAGATACCCAGATGGTTCAACTCAGTTAAATTGAGTAGCTTCATTACAGCTACACAACTTCGAAAACATCTTCTGAGACCAGGAAAAACATTGTTGCATGACTTTTCTGCTCAGCCACAGATGTCCTCTGACAATTACTTTCTCCAGTGGGGATTCAAGACTTACAGGACTTCCTCCCTATGGAATAGTTCCCAGTCTACCAACTCAAGTAGGCAAGAGATTGGTTCTGCCCAAGGTACTCTGCTTCCTTCCATGAATGAACAGacacagaagacagaaaagaTACCCAGTTTTGATTCTGAGCTGTCTCTAGAAG CGCTGGACGACCTGCCCCCAGTGTCTCCGTTGCAGCCGGTTTCCGAGGAGGAGGCCGTTCAGATTATTGCAGACCCGGCACTGCCCCCAGACACGTACACACTCCGAGACTACGTGGATCATTCTGAGACTCTGCAGAAATTAGTGCTGCTAG GAGTGGATCTCTCGAAGATAGAAAAACATCCCGATGCAGCCAACCTCCTTCTGAGACTGGATTTTGAAAAAGACATTAAGCAAATACTCATGTTTCTTAAGGATTTGGGTATAGAGGATAACCAGCTGGGAAGATACCTGACTAAAaactatgctattttctctgaagacCTTGAAAATCTTAAGACCAG aGTGGCTTATCTGCAGTCAAAAAATTTCAGTAAGGCACATATTGCACAGATGGTCAGAAATGCGCCGTTTTTGCTGAGTTTTTCAGTGGAAAGATTGGATAACAGATTGGGATTTTTTCAGAAAGAACTTGAACTTAGCGTGAAGAAG ACTAGAGACCTGGTAGTTCGTCTCCCAAGGCTACTAACTGGAAGTCTGGAGCCCGTGAAAGAAAACATGAAG GTTTATCATCTTGAACTAGGTTTTAAACGTAATGAAATCCAACATATGATCACCAAAGTCCCAAAGATGTTGACTGCAAATAAAAGGAAACTGACCGAGACTTTTGACTATGTGCACAATGTGATGAGCATTCCCCACCACCTCATTGTCAGGTTCCCACAG gtattTAATACAAGGTTGTTTAAGGTCAAAGAAAGGCATTTGTTTCTTACCTATTTAGGAAGAGCACAATATGATCCAGTAAAACCTAACTACATCTCTTTGGACAAGTTAGTGTCTGTACCTGATGAGATATTTTGTGAAGAGATTGCCAAAGCCTCAGTACAAGACtttgaaaaattcttaaaaactctttag
- the LOC123940753 gene encoding cytochrome b-c1 complex subunit 7: MASRPAVAASSKWLEGIRKWYYNAAGFNKLGLMRDDTIHENDDVKEAIRRLPENLYNDRMFRIKRALDLTMRHQILPKEQWTKYEEDKFYLEPYLKEVIRERKEREEWAKK; this comes from the exons ATGGCGAGCAGGCCTGCCG TTGCAGCATCAAGCAAGTGGCTGGAGGGTATTCGAAAATGGTACTACAATGCTGCAGGGTTCAATAAACTGG GGTTAATGCGAGATGATACAATACATGAGAATGATGACGTGAAAGAAGCCATAAGAAGGCTTCCTGAGAACCTTTATAATGACAGGATGTTTCGCATTAAGAGGGCACTGGACCTGACCATGAGGCATCAGATCTTGCCTAAAGAGCAATGGACAAAATACGAGGAG GATAAATTCTACCTTGAACCATATCTGAAAGAAGTTATtcgggaaaggaaagagagagaagaatgggcAAAGAAGTAA
- the MTERF3 gene encoding transcription termination factor 3, mitochondrial isoform X2 gives MALSAQQIPRWFNSVKLSSFITATQLRKHLLRPGKTLLHDFSAQPQMSSDNYFLQWGFKTYRTSSLWNSSQSTNSSRQEIGSAQGTLLPSMNEQTQKTEKIPSFDSELSLEALDDLPPVSPLQPVSEEEAVQIIADPALPPDTYTLRDYVDHSETLQKLVLLGVDLSKIEKHPDAANLLLRLDFEKDIKQILMFLKDLGIEDNQLGRYLTKNYAIFSEDLENLKTRVAYLQSKNFSKAHIAQMVRNAPFLLSFSVERLDNRLGFFQKELELSVKKTRDLVVRLPRLLTGSLEPVKENMKVFNTRLFKVKERHLFLTYLGRAQYDPVKPNYISLDKLVSVPDEIFCEEIAKASVQDFEKFLKTL, from the exons ATGGCTTTGTCAGCCCAACAGATACCCAGATGGTTCAACTCAGTTAAATTGAGTAGCTTCATTACAGCTACACAACTTCGAAAACATCTTCTGAGACCAGGAAAAACATTGTTGCATGACTTTTCTGCTCAGCCACAGATGTCCTCTGACAATTACTTTCTCCAGTGGGGATTCAAGACTTACAGGACTTCCTCCCTATGGAATAGTTCCCAGTCTACCAACTCAAGTAGGCAAGAGATTGGTTCTGCCCAAGGTACTCTGCTTCCTTCCATGAATGAACAGacacagaagacagaaaagaTACCCAGTTTTGATTCTGAGCTGTCTCTAGAAG CGCTGGACGACCTGCCCCCAGTGTCTCCGTTGCAGCCGGTTTCCGAGGAGGAGGCCGTTCAGATTATTGCAGACCCGGCACTGCCCCCAGACACGTACACACTCCGAGACTACGTGGATCATTCTGAGACTCTGCAGAAATTAGTGCTGCTAG GAGTGGATCTCTCGAAGATAGAAAAACATCCCGATGCAGCCAACCTCCTTCTGAGACTGGATTTTGAAAAAGACATTAAGCAAATACTCATGTTTCTTAAGGATTTGGGTATAGAGGATAACCAGCTGGGAAGATACCTGACTAAAaactatgctattttctctgaagacCTTGAAAATCTTAAGACCAG aGTGGCTTATCTGCAGTCAAAAAATTTCAGTAAGGCACATATTGCACAGATGGTCAGAAATGCGCCGTTTTTGCTGAGTTTTTCAGTGGAAAGATTGGATAACAGATTGGGATTTTTTCAGAAAGAACTTGAACTTAGCGTGAAGAAG ACTAGAGACCTGGTAGTTCGTCTCCCAAGGCTACTAACTGGAAGTCTGGAGCCCGTGAAAGAAAACATGAAG gtattTAATACAAGGTTGTTTAAGGTCAAAGAAAGGCATTTGTTTCTTACCTATTTAGGAAGAGCACAATATGATCCAGTAAAACCTAACTACATCTCTTTGGACAAGTTAGTGTCTGTACCTGATGAGATATTTTGTGAAGAGATTGCCAAAGCCTCAGTACAAGACtttgaaaaattcttaaaaactctttag